TGCCAGTGGCGGGGCATTTGCGGTGGGATCGATCATTTTGGTGATTCAAATGGCCTGCCCAACGATGTATACGATGTGATGTGCGACCATCGAATGCTGCTTCTTGAGCACTTTGTCAGCGAGCGTATTGCCGACTTTCAGCTTTGATGGCTCGAACCCAGGCTGGCTCAATGTGATTCTCAAGTGTCACGAAGTGCATACTGTTTACGGTCCTGTCGCGATGGCGACAGGACCGTGCCTTTTAGCGGGGGCTGGAGAAAAGGCGGGGGAAAAGGGTGGCGAAAGGAAAAGGGGACGCAGCTCAATAAGTGGATTTCTGGTGGACCAACGATTGCGGTTTTTGATGCTACGTCGCCCTCGCATCTGCCCCGGTGAAACTGCTTTCACGTGCTTGATCGGACGGTGGCGCGGTTGCCGTTGTTTGAAGTGATCGAGGATGACGAGGCGTTCGAGCGAGTGCTATCGGAAGCACACCGGTTGTTTCCCTTGCTCATGGAAGACGATGGTCATCTGTCTGTCGTACTTCGTGATGTTGAACATAATCCCATCAGGGCCAATCTGTGTGAGCGTGCGTTGGATTGGAAATTCGGCAGCGCTGGACGCCTGGCACGCGGTGATGGGCCGTCGCGTTGCCTCTTGAACGACTGCCATTTCCCTGTTTCAGCAATTGGGCAGGCGACCTCAATCTGCCCCAGTCCGACGCCGAGATTGAGGCGATCCGTCCCAGCTTGAAGCGGAGAGCACCGTATGGACGTGTGAAGCCTGGATGGCCCAATCTGCGGTGAGGCTGAAACTGATCCACACAGTGAGGGCAAGGAGCCGTCCTCCAAGATGAGCTTCGTCTCTGTTCTTTTCTCATACGATGCGCCGTATTCATCGCGAGTCTTGTCGTGTTGCCTATAACCTTAACGATGATTGCTCTGTTGTGGACGTCAGGGTTCTGTGAAGTGGAATCCTGTGAGGGGCGTGCTATTTGTTCTTCGGCGTATGCCATGACAAAGAGTTGCCAGGGAAATCGCCGTCGCATGTTGCCAGCCGTTTTCGAAAGGCTCTGTGGAATTGATCACGATTTCGCCTCACCCAACTCAACGCGGCACCTATCGGCTCAGCGCCGAACAATGGTTGCCTCGTCCGCTTGACGAGGTGTTTGAGTTCTTTGCAGATGCCTACCGGCTTCAGGATCTCACCCCCCCCTTCTTGAATTTTCAGGTGCTCACGCCTCGTCCCGTCGACATGTTTGCCGGAACGACGATCGATTACCGCCTGAAATTGCATGGGATTCCGATCCGCTGGCGCAGCGAGATCACCGAGTGGCAACCACCGCTTCGGTTCGTTGATCGACAACTCAAGGGCCCGTACCGCTTGTGGAACCATCTGCATACCTTTGAAATGAAAGATGGTGGCACGCTCGTTCGTGACATCGTCGACTATGCCGTCCCTGGCGGAGCACTGATTCACTGGCTGATGGTTCGGCGTGATCTGATGCGCATTTTTGAATATCGACATGGACAACTCGCCTCGTATTTCGGAGCAGGCGATCCGCCGTCGGCAACGGCTTCGGCAAAGTGAACACTTATCGCGAAGTGTGAACGTCTTCATTCATCCAGAAACGTGTGGAAATCCGACTCGCACCGCGGGTCGCAACCCATGGCGAGCTGGTTTCGGCTCGGGTACACTCTGCCCGACTCGGTCCGCGAACCGGTGAAATCAGACGTTCGACTCGTCTGATTTTTTCGCTCTCCTTAAAACAGGCAGCTTTTCCATGGCGTATTTCCCTGAAGTCTCGAAGATCGCATACGAGGGGCCCACTTCCAAGAATCCACTCGCCTTTCGTCACTACAATCCTGAAGAAGTGGTCGAAGGCAAAAAGCTGAAGGATCTGCTGCGATTCACGGTTTGTTACTGGCATACATTCCGTGGTACGGGTGTCGATCCCTTCGGTTCCGCGACGCTGGTGCGTCCTTGGGATGACGGTTCAAACTCCGTCGAAAACGCGGTCAAGCGAGTCGACGTGGCTTTCGAATTCATCGAAAAGCTCGGTTGTCCGTTTTATGCCTTCCATGATCGCGACGTGGCTCCTGAAGCTGAGACGCTTTCCCAGACCAACAAGAATCTGGATGCGGTGGTCAAAGCGCTGAAGGCCGCTCAAGAGCGGACGGGAATTAAGCTGCTGTGGGGCACGGCGAACATGTTTTCGCACCCACGGTTCATGCACGGTGCCGCGACCACCTGCAATGCCGATGTCTTCGCCTTTGCCGCGGCACAGGTCAAAAAGGCGTTGGAAGTCACCAAGGAATTGGGTGGCGAAAACTATGTCTTCTGGGGTGGTCGTGAAGGCTATCACAACCTGTTTAATACCGACATGAAGCGCGAACTGGACCATTTGGCCAAGTTCATGCATATGGCCGTGGATTACGCGAAGAAAATCGGCTTCACGGGACAATTCCTGTTTGAGCCGAAGCCGAAAGAACCGACCAAGCATCAGTATGATTTCGATGCTGCCGCGTGTCTGAACTTCTGCCGTGCCAATGGGTTGCTTGATCACATCAAGCTGAATATCGAGACCAACCATGCGACACTGGCCGGTCACACGATGATGCACGAATTGGAATACGCTCGCATCCAGGGGGCGCTCGGAAGCATCGACGCGAACACCGGCGATCTGCTGCTGGGTTGGGACACCGATCAGTTCCCGACCGACATCTATCTGACGACGCAGTGCATGCTCGTCATTCTGGAACAGGGTGGGATCGCTCCTGGTGGGGTGAATTTCGACGCCAAAGTGCGTCGCGAAAGCTTCGATCCGATCGATCTATTCCACGCGCATATCGGTGCCATGGATGCCTTTGCACGCGGAACCAAGATCGCTGCGGCGATTCGTA
The window above is part of the Schlesneria paludicola DSM 18645 genome. Proteins encoded here:
- a CDS encoding SRPBCC family protein, coding for MELITISPHPTQRGTYRLSAEQWLPRPLDEVFEFFADAYRLQDLTPPFLNFQVLTPRPVDMFAGTTIDYRLKLHGIPIRWRSEITEWQPPLRFVDRQLKGPYRLWNHLHTFEMKDGGTLVRDIVDYAVPGGALIHWLMVRRDLMRIFEYRHGQLASYFGAGDPPSATASAK
- the xylA gene encoding xylose isomerase, translating into MAYFPEVSKIAYEGPTSKNPLAFRHYNPEEVVEGKKLKDLLRFTVCYWHTFRGTGVDPFGSATLVRPWDDGSNSVENAVKRVDVAFEFIEKLGCPFYAFHDRDVAPEAETLSQTNKNLDAVVKALKAAQERTGIKLLWGTANMFSHPRFMHGAATTCNADVFAFAAAQVKKALEVTKELGGENYVFWGGREGYHNLFNTDMKRELDHLAKFMHMAVDYAKKIGFTGQFLFEPKPKEPTKHQYDFDAAACLNFCRANGLLDHIKLNIETNHATLAGHTMMHELEYARIQGALGSIDANTGDLLLGWDTDQFPTDIYLTTQCMLVILEQGGIAPGGVNFDAKVRRESFDPIDLFHAHIGAMDAFARGTKIAAAIRKDGVLKDFVKKRYRSFDTGVGAEIESGKATFESLEKYVLGKETLNPNESGRQEMLENIINQYL